One genomic segment of Tursiops truncatus isolate mTurTru1 chromosome 11, mTurTru1.mat.Y, whole genome shotgun sequence includes these proteins:
- the LOC101334888 gene encoding apolipoprotein L6 isoform X3 produces the protein MNTDLMPQNLLDTQAGKALCKAGVSLQRDEDDILPYEDVEWQDGDLSAEERIFLEEFPILKGELEVGIRKLHTLADQVDTTHRTLTKTSIVANSIAVVSEVMSILGLVLAPAVAGGSLVLSAAGRVLGKAGEVTSILTNVLERFHSQEAQAYVGSLVPTRAQEVRGAGAAYVLAAGKVVQDCESTVKDIRKSIRAFQIARANPRLAAAAKNLLTTGQVSARRSRQVQRAFEGTTLVMKTKARLLGTAMAGFSLSMVLASLLKDWKQLKEGTKSELAEELRAQAWELERKLTEFTQCYESLQQKLVKLSPWNNTRL, from the exons ATGAACACGGATTTGATGCCGCAGAATCTGCTGGACACCCAGGCAGGGAAAGCATTATGCAAGGCTGGTGTCAGTCTGCAAAG GGACGAAGATGACATTCTTCCATATGAAGATGTGGAGTGGCAAGATGGTGACCTGTCAGctgaagaaagaatatttttggaagagtttcccATCTTGAAAGGGGAGCTGGAAGTGGGCATCAGAAAGCTTCACACCCTTGCAGACCAGGTCGACACAACCCACAGAACACTCACCAAGACCAGCATAGTGGCCAATTCCATCGCTGTGGTCTCAGAAGTCATGAGCATCCTGGGCTTGGTCCTCGCTCCGGCAGTAGCAGGAGGAAGCCTGGTACTCTCCGCTGCTGGTAGAGTTTTGGGGAAAGCAGGGGAGGTCACCAGCATCTTGACCAACGTTCTGGAACGCTTTCACAGTCAAGAAGCCCAAGCTTATGTCGGTAGCCTAGTGCCCACCCGTGCCCAAGAGGTCAGGGGAGCTGGGGCAGCCTATGTCTTGGCTGCCGGAAAGGTGGTCCAGGATTGTGAAAGCACCGTCAAGGATATCCGGAAGAGCATCCGTGCCTTTCAGATAGCCAGGGCCAACCCGCGCCTGGCCGCTGCCGCCAAGAATCTCCTGACCACTGGCCAAGTCTCAGCCCGGAGGAGCAGGCAGGTGCAAAGGGCTTTTGAAGGTACCACGCTGGTGATGAAAACAAAGGCTCGCTTGCTGGGTACTGCAATGGCTGGCTTCTCCCTCAGCATGGTCTTGGCCTCCCTCCTGAAGGACTGGAAACAGCTGAAGGAGGGAACAAAATCAGAGCTTGCGGAAGAGCTAAGGGCGCAGGCTTGGGAGCTGGAAAGGAAGCTGACAGAATTCACCCAGTGCTATGAGAGCCTGCAGCAGAAG